One Ostrinia nubilalis chromosome 4, ilOstNubi1.1, whole genome shotgun sequence DNA window includes the following coding sequences:
- the LOC135071311 gene encoding catalase-like, translated as MLRTSVLVVVAVIANAQYDPAQQIVMFKQNTKGPIGIMTTSFGAPVEYTDARITLNRNLIHNKYFMDTLTHLVRERIPERVVHAKGAGAFGYFEVTNDITDVCNAKLFSTVGKKTPVATRFSLVVAERGGVDTSRDVRGFAIKFYTDDGNFDIVGLDTPVFANKDPVLFTSFARAQKRNPATNLQDGNMLWDYITLNPETLHIFMSVFSDRGIPDGFRRMPGFGIHTYEVLNKHNVKHFIRFHFTPDAGIKNLFTEDARKIAAEDPDYATRDLYRAIGNGEYPSWTMGIQVLTMNDVKKAGFDVFDVTKVLPLEKYPLRPVGKLVLNKNPINYFAEIEQLAFCPGNLVPGILGAPDKVFEARTFSYRDAQYYRLGANFNKIHVNCPIQSAVYAYNRDGDPPTKENGRDSPNYYPNSFNGAVPYASKWRVDLVDIYQDAPNNFAQMTEMYVNELSKEERSRLVQNILYSLGPVAGFLQERAVKLFTIIHPDLGRRIEQGLAFNKTVG; from the exons ATGTTGAGGACATCAGTGTTGGTGGTCGTTGCTGTGATAGCGAATGCGCAGTATGACCCGGCACAGCAGATTGTTATGTTTAAGCAAAATACAAAG gGTCCCATAGGAATAATGACGACCAGTTTCGGAGCACCAGTCGAGTACACAGATGCCAGAATAACATTAAACAGAAATCTGATCCATAACAAGTACTTCATGGACACTTTGACTCACCTCGTCCGTGAGAGGATCCCGGAAAGAGTGGTTCATGCTAAAGGGGCTGGGGCTTTCGGCTACTTCGAAGTCACCAACGACATAACAGACGTCTGCAACGCCAAGCTCTTCAGCACCGTCGGCAAGAAAACACCAGTAGCAACAAGGTTCTCCCTTGTTGTCGCCGAGAGAGGAGGCGTAGACACATCCAGGGACGTCAGAGGATTCGCGATAAAATTCTACACCGACGATGGGAACTTCGACATAGTAGGGCTAGACACGCCAGTATTCGCTAACAAAGATCCAGTGCTGTTCACATCGTTCGCGAGGGCGCAAAAGAGAAACCCAGCCACAAACCTGCAAGATGGTAACATGCTCTGGGACTACATAACATTAAACCCTGAAACGTtgcatatttttatgtcagtttttTCCGATCGGGGCATCCCTGATGGATTTCGTCGTATGCCTGGCTTTGGCATTCACACCTATGAGGTCTTGAACAAGCATAACGTTAAACATTTCATTAGATTCCATTTTACTCCCGATGCAGGTATTAAGAATTTGTTCACCGAAGACGCTAGGAAAATAGCAGCAGAGGATCCCGATTACGCTACTAGAGACCTTTACAGGGCAATAGGGAATGGGGAGTATCCCAGTTGGACAATGGGTATCCAGGTGCTGACGATGAATGACGTCAAAAAGGCCGGCTTTGATGTCTTTGACGTCACTAAAGTTCTACCTCTAGAAAAGTATCCTTTAAGGCCTGTCGGGAAACTGGTGTTGAATAAAAATCCGATTAATTATTTCGCAGAGATAGAGCAGTTAGCCTTCTGCCCGGGGAATCTGGTCCCAGGAATATTGGGAGCTCCAGATAAAGTGTTTGAGGCCCGCACTTTTTCTTACAGGGACGCGCAATACTACCGGCTCGGTGCTAACTTTAACAAAATACACGTCAATTGTCCAATTCAATCTGCAGTGTACGCTTACAATAGGGACGGTGATCCTCCAACTAAAGAGAATGGAAGAGACAGTCCAAATTACTACCCAAATTCGTTTAATGGAGCTGTACCGTACGCAAGTAAATGGAGAGTGGATCTGGTAGATATTTATCAAGATGCTCCGAATAACTTTGCTCAGATGACGGAAATGTATGTCAACGAATTAAGTAAGGAGGAACGTAGCCGGCTAGTCCAGAACATTCTGTATAGTTTAGGTCCAGTGGCTGGATTCCTGCAGGAACGGGCAGTGAAGTTGTTTACAATTATCCACCCTGATTTAGGCAGGAGAATTGAACAAGGATTAGCATTTAATAAAACGGTTGGTTGA